The Chelmon rostratus isolate fCheRos1 chromosome 9, fCheRos1.pri, whole genome shotgun sequence sequence ATTGTGAGGGCCGATGGAGACTTAGTGGGAGGCGTGTGAAAACGCAGTAAAGATGTCACTCTGCAGCTGGCACAGGACAGGACTGATGGACTGCCTGCACTCACAGCGttgcctttgtgtctgtgtgtgtgtgtgtgtgtgtgtgtgtgtgtgtgtgtggtgaaaagACATATATAGAGTGAATCTTTTCCAGAGACACTCAGGATTTTTACAGGCCGACAACCTCACTGCTGCTTTAGCTTTGTTTCATAACACAAGATAAGGCCAGTGAAGCTTGTTAAATCTGCTGCTGTAGTGATTTAGAGTTTCTCTCCCGTGAAGCTGGACTGGTGAGGGACATTTAAGTAAAGACAGATAGAAGAATGGTCGAAATCAAtagagcagaggctgagattTCATAAGTAGTCCATAATATAGGTCAGGCTCTATAAACTATGGATCCCACGTAATGCAGCTGGATAGTGTCTTCCCCTCCCTGCCTAACGAACGGCCATCTGTATGCTTCAgtttttaatgttgcatttctttaaattttGTAGCCTTATATCTCCAATCCCAAGGCGAGATAACCCTGATTACATGAGTAAGGTTATTTTTGAGGGAGCTTCCTCCAAAGCCACACGAGACTGATGAATCTAATGTGCTAAATTGGTGGAGTTTCCCTTTTAAGATGGAGCAGTGAAGTTAAAGGGGAAGAGGACGCctgcttctgttttgtcagtTAAAACTTCAGCGATTCAGTCCAACACTAGACCATTTTGTCTATTATTTATTTGCCAGGAAAAAACTGCCGTTTACTGTGAGTTACAGTGTGTTTAGTTCTGTCAGCACTAAGTCAGTAAACTAGAAAAGAAGTGTACCGATGTGATTTTGTGGGTCATGAAGAATTGGCTCATTATTCAACATAACACGTACGTTGTCATGGTGGGAGCAATAACTCTTTGGTCATCACATCAATACAGCTGCTGAACATGTAGAATATGAAGTGCGCTCGTATAACAAAGCTCACTGTGAGATAACTCAGCACATTCTCAACAATCCTAGTTCCTGAAggcacacattaacacaaataTTGCTTCAAGTAAATGAAGTATTGTCACTGTCTGTCACAGTGTCAGGTCATTCTGATTGTTGGTGTTGGACAACAAAACCGTTGTGTTTGCGGCCTCACTGCTCTGCGGTGGTCggagcagctctgtgctgcttcTGTGCCAAGCCAACATGTTGACATATTTACTTCCTGCAGTTGGAGCTCAGCCTTGAATACTTTCTGTACTCTACTTTAATGCTGGTTCATGAATGAGTGTGGCTGAAGCAGGTTTTTACGTCCTAATCTGCTATACAAGTTTCTGTCTCTGGCAACCATTTACCTCTCACAGTCCTGATGACAGCCGAGTGCCTCGTGAGACACTGCCATGTGAACTAAAACCCCTGTGGACGGATGAGATTGAATGTATACAgatgtgcatacacacactgacaagcaTGCAAATAAACTTGAATGTTACAGCAATAACAACACTGAAAGTGTGGAAGTTATGCTGttgatttttaaacatttttaaaatgatttagaTTGTGCGCCATTTATACTTTACTGTGAAGACACATTCACATTGATTAATCTTATGAAAGACAGTGGTATACCTCTGTCAACTGGCTGTGATGGATGCAACCTGTGTTAATGTTGGTCCAAATGGTTGAATGAAATCTAATTTACCTGAGAAAAATGTAACAGGGGTTTGCATGTTGGACATTCAAGATTCTGTTTAATATTCCTGTTTGTGTGACATGGTGTGAATATCTCTCCACATTGGATACAGTAAACACGCTAAATGTGTGCTTGGTGTAAGGCTAAAGGCGTACAGGTCTACCATATGCTTTGTCTTATAGAGAGAGTTGTTTGCTTCTCAGTCTGTAACTTTTATAGCGAGGAAGTGACCGtgtgcttttccttttctctccacagGATGACTGGCCAGCCCTGCAGGCGTGCATCCTGACTGTCTCTCAGCCTCCATTTCTGTCTAAATGTCCACGATGACTAGGACGGGACTTGACTGGTGGATCGCCTGCTGACACCTCCGATCCCCAGATATCCGCCGCgaccctcccccctcccctttcctGAGGGCTTTGGTGTACCGTTTTCTGTGGAGGCCCCTCTCCTTGTTTAAGCTGTCGCCATGGCTAGCCTGGTGCTCAACGAGACTGGAATGGAGGACTGCGGCATTGACGACTCCTTCAAGTACAACTTGTATTCAGTGGTTTACAGTGTGGTCTTCGTCTTAGGCCTGATCACCAACTGTGCTGCCCTCTTCGTCTTCTGCTTCCGGATGAAGATGCGCAATGAGACCACAATGTTTATGACTAATTTAGCGTTATCCGATTTAGTATTTGTTTTTACGCTGCCATTCAAGGTCTTCTACAATGTTAACCGCCATTGGCCATTTGGAGATGGTCTGTGTAAGGTGTCAGGAACAGCCTTCATCACCAACATCTACGGCAGCATGCTCTTCCTCACCTGCATCAGCGTAGACCGCTTCCTGGCGATAGTCTACCCTTTCCGCTCCCGCTCCATCCGGACGCGCAGGAACGCGGCGCTGGTGTGCGCTGCCGTGTGGCTGACCATCGTGGGCGGAGGAATATCAGTGACCTTCTTCTCCACCatcaacagcacaaacagagcCACCACGTGCTTTGAGGGCTTCTCCAAGAGCACCTGGAGGACGTACCTGTCCAAAATCACCATCTTCATCGAGGTGAGGAAGGACAGGCTCTCATAGTCACACACAATACACGCGATTTATACACTCTTTATGATGCTAACGAGTGAATGTTTCTTATTTATTTCCCAGATCGTGGGCTTCCTTCTCCCCCTCCTGGCTAACTTGGTATGTTCCTCACTTGTCCTGCGGACGCTGCGGCGTCCAGTAACTGTTGGTCATGGCTGTGACAGCAAGAGACGTGTCCTACGGATGATTTTGGTCCATCTGggcatcttcatcatctgcttTGTGCCTTATAACTCTATCCTCTTCCTGTACGCCCTGGTGCGAACCCAGGCCCTGGCTAACTGTGCTGTGGAGCGCTTTGCCCGAACTCTTTACCCCATCACTCTGTGCCTGGCCAGCCTCAACTGCTGTCTGGACCCTGTGGTCTACTACTTCACCTCAGAGAGCTTCCAGAAAAGCTTGACCATGGGAGGCAAAGGGTCCGGCTCCCGGCCCGAGAGTATCCCTCGCAGCGACACAGAGACCCAGGACACAGCAAACAGTCTtcccagagacacacacactctggccaGCAATGGAAAAGACTCAAAGATGTCTGAGAGTCAGTTCTGACTCTGCAGGAAGAAGGAAGGCAAAGAAGGACAGGTTGGGTTCGACAGGAGCCCTGAATTTGAAAAATTAAGCAATCAGCTGTTTGGTCCTGGAAGTGACAAACGCATAACTCAGCAGATTAGTTCAGTCCTGAGGTAAGTCCTGAGGTATGGCCTGGGCTTTACGGATTAATCCACcactggagagcagaggaatGTATCTATGTGCTAATTATGAGACACTACAGGGACCAGAGCGCCAGCCACACCGGGACTGATGTCCGGAGACTCCAACACATCATCACTCAggcttaacacacacaaacactcacaaatgcACTGGATTGTGGATAAGATGGAGATTTCCGTCCACATTGTTGAAATATGCTGTTTAGTACTTTTGTAACACACTGAGCCCTTACATGTTATTGATATAAGGTTGAAGCTTTCACAGTACATTATATCACTGTAGACATTAATGTTATGACACTCTTTAGTGTGGTGGGACCCATTGTTATTATAACACAGCAGCGCGCTGACATGCTGAGTTAAATGTGTCTCATGTTGAAGTTTGAGGCcattaaatgtctgttttgaatTGCGTTCGTGGCTGCATTTATTATTTCTGTCCCCCGCCTCGTGCCTTTTGGTTCATTCAAACATGTTCTGAACCGGCCTTTGTCAGCATGACTGTAGGTTTGAACTCATGGGGGAGTTTTTTGACCCTACTCTCCCCGTTTTCATCAAGCAGCCCGAGCGATCTTGTTGTCGGAGCAGAGGGCAGTTCTGATCCAGTCGAGGACCTTGGCCTGCGTGCTGTGTCACAGGCCAAATGCTTATTACGACTGGAGCAATGGTCCATTGTTTGCTTCTGAATGAGGTCTCTCTGTCTTAATCTGGCCTTAGCCTGCAGATCTGCTCAAAGTCTCCTACACACAGCAATGTGCACACACTCCAAAGTACGAGTGAACACTGTTGACTAAATACCCAAAATCATCGCGTCACACTGCACAAAGTGCAAAACAGCGATGTCAGCAGGTCCAGTTTTGCTAGATTTGAGGGCCGTTTGGTGAATCTCTTATCCAAAAGGTCAGGAGTATGCCATCAGGGCATGAACTTTATCATGCAGGACCTAAGGGGACTAAAGGCCCAGTCAAACCAGCAtttcaaatggcaaaaaaacagtgaaatcaaaTTCATTGTAAAGGGGAAAGTAAATGTCTTTGCTTTCACATCTGTGTGGGACATTATACGAGATGTCAGTACAAGTTGTTTATCCATTCTTTCGTAGAGCCATGCACAGTTAGAGATTAATGGCCATGCCTGGAAATGAATAGGCCTCTATACCTGCAACAGAAGTATGCACAGAGTGcaagagaaagacaacaagaCCTAGTAATCCTGGTAGGCCTCTCTGTTGGAGTGAGTGATGTGACCATGtgcatccagcagcagagacaaagaaaaagtaGATGCAATCAGGGATTTGAGGCCAAGGGAAGCAGAGGACAAGATTAATATACTGGAGTGGAGAGAGGTGCTGTAGAGCAAGAAATAAGAAGAGTGGGAGTGTGGAAAAATATGTAAGAACCATCTTTCACCCCTCGATTGGTTCATGCCAAAGatgtgcagaaatgttgcaACAGAAGACactcagaagaagaagaagaagaaaagtgtgtgCTGTAGCTCAGCTGAGAGTATTGGCCTGTCCTGACCTCTAGTGGGTATAAGTTAGAACACACATTTTAGTGAAAATACCAGAAAGGACACCACTGACCACTAACTGCtgtgcatttctttgtgttctACATGTTTGAGGACCATCAGCCTGTACATTAAACTGCGTGTATGAACTGAAACTGCACTGCAGCGGCACAGGAAGCTTCACACAGGCCTGGCACACGCTGGGAACATGTCAGTAAGCCATTTCTCTGGGTTTGGCTTCAGGTGCAGTCAGTGGTGTGAAACTTACACGATAGATAAAACTGCTGCCCTTCTGCTGAACTGTGGCTTTGCATTGTGGAGGCATgagaagacttttttttgtcacagaACTGAAACCGAGTAGCAAAAGTGTTAATAACCACTCCTTGCAAACAGTAACCGCAGAAGAAATAGCATCACAGGACTTTGTT is a genomic window containing:
- the lpar4 gene encoding lysophosphatidic acid receptor 4 produces the protein MASLVLNETGMEDCGIDDSFKYNLYSVVYSVVFVLGLITNCAALFVFCFRMKMRNETTMFMTNLALSDLVFVFTLPFKVFYNVNRHWPFGDGLCKVSGTAFITNIYGSMLFLTCISVDRFLAIVYPFRSRSIRTRRNAALVCAAVWLTIVGGGISVTFFSTINSTNRATTCFEGFSKSTWRTYLSKITIFIEIVGFLLPLLANLVCSSLVLRTLRRPVTVGHGCDSKRRVLRMILVHLGIFIICFVPYNSILFLYALVRTQALANCAVERFARTLYPITLCLASLNCCLDPVVYYFTSESFQKSLTMGGKGSGSRPESIPRSDTETQDTANSLPRDTHTLASNGKDSKMSESQF